The Anastrepha ludens isolate Willacy chromosome 2, idAnaLude1.1, whole genome shotgun sequence DNA window TTactattatttcttttcttgttttccCCAACAGATCGCGCAATTTCCGGCCGGGCAGCATGCGCAAAGTGCGTCGTCGCGCAGTCTTCAAAAATGGCGAATGCAacgttttgcaaaaaaatctgATGCGTCGCCGTTTGCGCTTCATGCAGGACCTCTATACCACGCTTGTCGACTCACAATGGCGCTGGACGCTGCTCGTATTCGCGCTCTCTTTCGTACTCTCCTGGCTATTCTTTGCTTTGCTCTGGTGGCTTATCGTGTACACACACGGCGATCTGGAGGAGATGCATTTGCCAGAAAATCAAGGTATACAGTACATTTATTCAAGACAGCTTTTATGCTATTTGGTTTTTCTGCTTTGCAGAGGAATCCGGTTGGACGCCTTGCGTTTCCGCTATACACGGCTTCACTTCGTGCTTCCTCTTCTCGATAGAGACACAACACACCATTGGTTATGGTGTGCGCACCACATCAGAAGAGTGCCCTGAGGCTATATTTATGATGTGCTTCCAATCCATATTTGGTGTCATGACTTCTGCTTTCATGGGCGGCATCGTCTTTGCCAAAATGACACGCGCCAAGCAACGCGCCCAAACGTTGCTCTTCTCCAAATATGCTGTGATTTGTCAGCGCGATGGCGGCTTGTCGCTGATGTTTCGCGTCGGTGATATGCGGAAGTCGCATATCATTGGCGCGGCCGTGCGCGCTCAGCTCATACGCACACGCAGCACTAAGGAGGGTGAGGTGATGTCGCAGCATTTCACCGAGCTGGAAATCGGTGCCGATGATTGTGGCTCggatttgtttttcatttggcCGATGATTATTGAGCATAAAATCGATGAGAATTCGCCATTTTACAGTATGTCTGCCACCGACATATTGCAGGATAAATTCGAATTGGTTGTGATTTTGGAGGGTACTGTTGAGTCGACCGGCCAATCGACGCAGGCACGTTCGAGTTATGTGAACACGGAGATATTGTGGGGTCATCGCTTTGATCCGGTCGTAATGTACAACAAAGATTTGCAGGCTTACGAAATTGATTATTCGCGTTTCAATGAGACAACACAAGTGGATACGCCGCTATGCAGCGCGCGAGAATTGAATGAGATCTACAAGATTCAGGAGGGCTTTAGGACGCCAGGTGAGTTGTGAGAGATATGAGATAGAAGATATTATAAGTAGATAGAATAAGAGCTTCGGTTCTCAAGTTTTATGGAAAACTAGAATATTTTGTAATGTCtgtgaatatttgtttttgtacatcaaagagcaaaatttttatgtaaatcttCAAAACTCTAGGAGGCCACAGAACTTAGTTGGCAaggcaattttattaaaataaaatgatggaaatcattttattttatttatttatttatttatttattagaaatataattattaataattaagttATATTATGAGAGGCCCTAGTGATTCTCGGCCTATCTCAAAGAATTTTATAAGGATGTTCCTATACAAAAGCCCTGTATGGTATAAGAAAAATATCGTAAATATCGTATATGGCGCTGAGGTTTTTATATTGGAGCAAAGTTAGCCAAATTAAGCATTtcgaagattaaaaaaaatattttagcaaatttttttttaagttaaatagttaagttaaagattttaaaatattttatttaatttaattttttattactttaattttaattgtttatttaatttcatttgcacaTTTCACATATTAAAGATAGAATTTTGTTGGATaatgttttctgaaattttcattgaaaacctTTGAAAATTAGCCATTGTAGTCCCACGTCCTCGGTAGTCTACCGTAAGTGCAATAGCCTGCCATCTCTGAGGTTGTGGGTCATTCCACAACCCCAACAACCTTACCCTTTCAATtattactcccgcacaaaagtcagcgTATTACTTGCATTGTAGGTgctaaataacaaagaaaaaagagacacgtacacattgcatcagtggcgccagtaaGAGGAAGCGAGCAATCGCGGAAATAGcgtagacacaccaaatttagcgaagttctcaaccatatgtgtgatccttctggcagaaaaatgttaaacacaGATGTCGCtctaaacagttagaaggcGTTGTATCTAAGCAACAAAAGgagggcattcccactatttagaactggtagcggcaggctaatcacctaccctgccagaaagcaaaacagATTAATGAAAACAACGGAAGACTGAGTCTTgacgaggtcctatgctcccgagtggagtgaacaaggaaaaaaatacccACTCTTCTTCCCCTTAAAAAATATCTCTCAGTATATTGAAATGGTCATTAAATAGCATTACCCCatttactgaaatatttaaagcCTGTTTCATTACCCAGTGCACAAATAGAATTGGGCCGTTATAGGCATTTTTGGATTAGTGAAAACGAGCTACACAGCCTTATGGAAGAGAAACTCCAAACATTCTAACAAATGCCTCGAATTGCCAGAAACACGAatgtgtaaaaatgaaaatgttgagaaaagtAGTTTAAAATTCTTTTGCGCTAGCAGCTCGAAGCTTTGGTTTCTGACATACAAATTTATCTACAGCTTCATTGTATGCATTATATTCTGAGTTCCGGTTAGGTCTCTTCCTTTCGTTGCTTGCTGTTGGGTTCCGCAAGGTAGTATTCTGGGCTAGCTTCTTTTTGCTTCTTACTCTGGCTTTTCGTCGGAAAGATTCCTACTTTATGCAAACGACGTTAAGCTTTATTCGACGATTATTAGCTCACTCGACTCTGAATTGAAGCAAATTGATTTAGATAATTCAGATTTAGATAGTGTATCAATAATCGTCTATCGCTCAACATAAATATGTGCTTACAAATTATCTTTTCTAAGCGTGCCACTGTTATTGACTCACTCCTGTTATCACATATCGAGAACACCCCTGTCACTTGTGAGTGAAATTATAGACTTGGGTGTAATATTTCACTCGAAGCTTACTTTTAATAGTCATATACATTTAATTATTGCCAAATCTTACGCCGTGCTTGCATTTGTTAGGCGTCATAGCTCCGATTTCTCCGACCCTTATACGCTGAAGCTTTTGTATACGGCGTTTGTCTGTTCCAAACTGGAGTATGAATCTTTTACGCTGCTAGAATTGAACGAATCCAGAAAGTATTCTTACATCTCGCTTTGCGTAATTTACCCTTTTCGGATCCTATCCCTACATATGAAGCGCTCAGAATGCTCCTATTTCTAGAACCTTAATTGGGTTTAATGaaatctctaaatttgtttagatagatttttcattttcaaaagatcaCATATTAAAatctttcaatatttattataaatagtttcattgcactttctattttttattgcctATTAGCCATAAAATATGTCTACTTATCCTATAAGAGTCTATTATACTCAAtggtttaattaataaataaataaataaataaagat harbors:
- the LOC128871621 gene encoding G protein-activated inward rectifier potassium channel 3 isoform X2, giving the protein MQNPRSEVSMVNEAEEVAVEKEDSNPLSFQWKRQYMRGISAAPSQACVYYEALKGSSASLVRGSRNFRPGSMRKVRRRAVFKNGECNVLQKNLMRRRLRFMQDLYTTLVDSQWRWTLLVFALSFVLSWLFFALLWWLIVYTHGDLEEMHLPENQEESGWTPCVSAIHGFTSCFLFSIETQHTIGYGVRTTSEECPEAIFMMCFQSIFGVMTSAFMGGIVFAKMTRAKQRAQTLLFSKYAVICQRDGGLSLMFRVGDMRKSHIIGAAVRAQLIRTRSTKEGEVMSQHFTELEIGADDCGSDLFFIWPMIIEHKIDENSPFYSMSATDILQDKFELVVILEGTVESTGQSTQARSSYVNTEILWGHRFDPVVMYNKDLQAYEIDYSRFNETTQVDTPLCSARELNEIYKIQEGFRTPVLRNPLLRCVSYEPQCRGLSSLSPDTKLLKHLSLPLPPKARNTTTIINKPAVASPSTPASPVSDRSSGFSSIGSGDERAQHYMALLNGLDGIRKANKIN
- the LOC128871621 gene encoding G protein-activated inward rectifier potassium channel 3 isoform X3; amino-acid sequence: MRKVRRRAVFKNGECNVLQKNLMRRRLRFMQDLYTTLVDSQWRWTLLVFALSFVLSWLFFALLWWLIVYTHGDLEEMHLPENQEESGWTPCVSAIHGFTSCFLFSIETQHTIGYGVRTTSEECPEAIFMMCFQSIFGVMTSAFMGGIVFAKMTRAKQRAQTLLFSKYAVICQRDGGLSLMFRVGDMRKSHIIGAAVRAQLIRTRSTKEGEVMSQHFTELEIGADDCGSDLFFIWPMIIEHKIDENSPFYSMSATDILQDKFELVVILEGTVESTGQSTQARSSYVNTEILWGHRFDPVVMYNKDLQAYEIDYSRFNETTQVDTPLCSARELNEIYKIQEGFRTPVLRNPLLRCVSYEPQCRGLSSLSPDTKLLKHLSLPLPPKARNTTTIINKPAVASPSTPASPVSDRSSGFSSIGSGDERAQHYMALLNGLDGIRKANKIN
- the LOC128871621 gene encoding G protein-activated inward rectifier potassium channel 3 isoform X1 — protein: MRFNILNTLQPALVEKTSVSSSEQYSLSTPLKASSPPPRLQRQVTIEAEPDSLDSVISNPQSYPITIVPNRPASFYGYPTNGGRTFNRQTSSRSRNFRPGSMRKVRRRAVFKNGECNVLQKNLMRRRLRFMQDLYTTLVDSQWRWTLLVFALSFVLSWLFFALLWWLIVYTHGDLEEMHLPENQEESGWTPCVSAIHGFTSCFLFSIETQHTIGYGVRTTSEECPEAIFMMCFQSIFGVMTSAFMGGIVFAKMTRAKQRAQTLLFSKYAVICQRDGGLSLMFRVGDMRKSHIIGAAVRAQLIRTRSTKEGEVMSQHFTELEIGADDCGSDLFFIWPMIIEHKIDENSPFYSMSATDILQDKFELVVILEGTVESTGQSTQARSSYVNTEILWGHRFDPVVMYNKDLQAYEIDYSRFNETTQVDTPLCSARELNEIYKIQEGFRTPVLRNPLLRCVSYEPQCRGLSSLSPDTKLLKHLSLPLPPKARNTTTIINKPAVASPSTPASPVSDRSSGFSSIGSGDERAQHYMALLNGLDGIRKANKIN